A section of the Oryza sativa Japonica Group chromosome 1, ASM3414082v1 genome encodes:
- the LOC4324100 gene encoding probable calcium-binding protein CML12 has product MQSQRERPREDRVHEETRGADHAHPSVPHAAAAASATATETATRTMSLHAGGVVVVDGKEKGKKEEGEGKRKGKAPATAEAVRGRARLRGEQLRQLHEIFLRFDLDGDGSLTKLELAALLRSLGLRPAAGDEIHALIAAIDADGNGTVEFDELASSLADLILGPCRPSVAVDQAELAEAFRAFDRDGNGFISAAELARSMARMGHPICYAELTDMMREADTDGDGLISFEEFTAIMAKSALDFLGLAAL; this is encoded by the coding sequence ATGCAGAGCCAGAGGGAGAGGCCCCGCGAAGACCGCGTCCACGAAGAAACCCGAGGCGCAGACCACGCCCATCCATCCGTtccgcacgcggcggcggcggcgtcggcgacggcgacggagacgGCGACGCGAACCATGTCCCtccacgccggcggcgtcgtcgtcgtcgacgggaaggagaaggggaagaaggaggagggggaggggaagcggaAGGGGAAGGCCCCAGCTACGGCGGAGGCGGTCcgcgggcgcgcgcggctgcgcggGGAGCAGCTGCGCCAGCTGCACgagatcttcctccggttcgacctcgacggcgacgggagcCTCACCAAGCTGGagctcgccgcgctcctccgcTCTCTCGGCCTCCGCCCGGCCGCGGGGGACGAGATCCACGCCCTCATCGCCGCCATCGACGCCGACGGCAACGGCACCGTCGAGTTCGACgagctcgcctcctccctcgccgacCTCATCCTCGGCCCGTGCCgcccctccgtcgccgtcgaccaggCGGAGCTCGCCGAGGCCTTCAGGGCCTTCGACCGCGACGGCAACGGCttcatctccgccgccgagctcgcgcgCTCCATGGCGCGGATGGGCCACCCCATCTGCTACGCCGAACTCACCGACATGATGCGCGAGGCCGacaccgacggcgacggcctcaTCAGCTTCGAGGAGTTCACCGCCATCATGGCCAAGTCCGCCCTCGATttcctcggcctcgccgccttGTGA
- the LOC4324101 gene encoding uncharacterized protein, with product MSLVSSFMASLLVGGYAYIDKTDGAWMNLKTDRALRQRRAPIGGVAGGVAGGPGRVGGGAGVESGDGGGGDRGGRRGGGVLDGDGDDPCPRATSADASEPSEADPAATDASEPSEADPAATDASEPSEADPAPRATSADASEPSEADPAATDASEPSEADPAATDASEPSEADPAPRATSADASEPSEADPAATAASASSAGRFDAMRCREGRGSRSPPSSNLHPAAAQHQSPATPRHRLSATRRAAKRRLGCPPTPLSPLAVGAAWLPLSLW from the coding sequence ATGTCGCTCGTGAGCTCGTTCATGGCGTCGCTGCTGGTTGGCGGCTACGCCTACATCGACAAGACCGACGGCGCTTGGATGAACTTGAAGACGGACAGGGCGCTGCGACAACGACGAGCGCCGATTGGAGGGGTGGCCGGTGGGGTTGCCGGCGGCCCTGGGCGagtcggaggcggcgccggagtcgaatccggcgacggaggcgggggCGACCGCGGAgggaggcgcggtggcggcgtcttggacggggacggcgacgacccgTGCCCGCGGGCCACCTCCGCCGACGCGTCGGAGCCCTCGGAGGCCGATCCCGCCGCTACCGACGCGTCGGAGCCCTCGGAGGCCGATCCCGCCGCTACCGACGCGTCGGAGCCCTCGGAGGCCGATCCCGCCCCGCGGGCCACCTCCGCCGACGCGTCGGAGCCCTCGGAGGCCGATCCCGCCGCTACCGACGCGTCGGAGCCCTCGGAGGCCGATCCCGCCGCTACCGACGCGTCGGAGCCCTCGGAGGCCGATCCCGCCCCGCGGGCCACCTCCGCCGACGCGTCGGAGCCCTCGGAGGCCGATCCCGCCGCTACCGCCGCGTCGGCCTCCTCGGCGGGGCGCTTCGATGCCATGCGGtgcagggaggggagggggagcaggtcgccgccgtcgtcgaaccTGCACCCAGCCGCCGCGCAGCACCAGTCGCCGGccacgccgcgccaccgcctgtctgccacgcgccgcgccgctaAGCGCCGCCTTGGCTGTCCGCCGACGCCGCTTAGCCCactcgccgtcggcgccgcctggctacctctctctctctggtga